One Deltaproteobacteria bacterium DNA window includes the following coding sequences:
- a CDS encoding phosphotransferase, which translates to MATSRPMYGLRDRVEAKAAEVFGAGTRITGLEALAGDASSRRYFRAGLDAPGGPSSVIVMSWNDSGLPISSEELAVFDKPPEELPFLNVHRFLEAVGVRVPTVYGHSAEQGLMLLEDLGDTSLWDRVREAPEPEVLQWYRKAIDELLVLQIGGTRARNDQCLAFRQAFDQRLYLWEFDHFIEYGLEAGGKGSLPASERRRLEQTFECIAGRLASQPRVLNHRDYHSWNLMVHDDAVVVIDFQDALLAPAQYDLASLLNDRETDQVVTPAVEEQLIDYYLERRQEWGESARGRDEFVESYLLSALQRDFKVVGRFRYLDLVKGKPGYKRYIAPTLRRIGRNLRRAPGLERLLPVLAAHFQEVS; encoded by the coding sequence TTGGCTACATCAAGACCCATGTACGGGCTGAGGGATCGGGTAGAGGCCAAGGCGGCCGAAGTGTTCGGCGCTGGAACGCGAATTACGGGCCTGGAGGCGCTGGCCGGGGACGCGTCTTCCCGCCGCTATTTCCGCGCCGGACTCGACGCGCCAGGCGGCCCGTCCTCGGTCATCGTCATGAGCTGGAACGACTCGGGGCTGCCGATCTCGTCGGAGGAACTGGCGGTGTTCGACAAGCCCCCGGAGGAGCTTCCTTTCCTGAACGTCCACCGGTTCCTCGAAGCGGTCGGGGTCCGGGTGCCGACGGTTTACGGCCATTCGGCGGAGCAGGGCCTGATGCTGCTGGAGGACTTGGGGGACACGAGCCTGTGGGACCGGGTGCGGGAGGCGCCCGAGCCGGAGGTGCTCCAGTGGTACCGCAAGGCCATTGACGAGTTGCTGGTGCTGCAGATCGGCGGCACCCGAGCCCGGAACGACCAATGCCTGGCTTTCCGGCAGGCCTTCGACCAACGGCTATACCTTTGGGAGTTCGATCACTTCATCGAGTACGGCCTGGAAGCGGGCGGCAAGGGAAGCTTGCCGGCATCCGAACGACGCCGCCTGGAACAAACCTTCGAGTGCATCGCCGGGCGTCTCGCGAGCCAACCACGCGTGCTCAACCACCGCGACTACCATAGCTGGAACCTTATGGTGCACGACGATGCCGTGGTGGTCATCGATTTCCAGGACGCCCTGCTGGCGCCGGCACAGTACGATCTCGCGTCGCTGCTGAACGACCGGGAGACGGATCAAGTTGTCACGCCGGCAGTGGAAGAGCAGCTAATCGACTACTATCTCGAACGCCGGCAAGAATGGGGCGAGTCTGCGCGCGGCCGCGACGAGTTCGTGGAGTCCTATCTGCTCTCCGCCCTGCAGCGGGACTTCAAGGTGGTGGGCCGTTTTCGCTACCTCGACCTGGTAAAGGGAAAGCCCGGCTACAAGCGATACATCGCCCCGACATTGAGACGCATCGGCAGGAATCTCAGGCGGGCGCCGGGGTTGGAACGACTTCTCCCCGTCCTGGCGGCGCACTTCCAGGAGGTCTCGTGA
- a CDS encoding response regulator transcription factor, with protein MTDSIKIVLADDQNLFREGLKRILAQERDFLVTAEAARSEEVGPAVAEGNADVLLLDLKLPGRGTVQTLLQLKEDHPDNKTMILTASGDRESILNAAKAGARGYMLKDETPETLLQAIRTIHVGGVWIDQDLPGATDFAVIASHTGVEPPREDGDRLQSLTKRELEVLKLLAEGLSNDEIAARTFISERTVKAHVSSIFAKLKVDNRVKAALAILRRGVPSPPPPASPSPRRPGGSARGR; from the coding sequence GTGACCGACTCCATCAAGATTGTTCTGGCTGACGATCAAAACCTGTTCAGAGAGGGTCTGAAAAGGATTCTGGCTCAGGAACGGGACTTTCTCGTGACCGCGGAGGCTGCGCGGTCGGAGGAAGTCGGACCCGCCGTGGCGGAGGGGAATGCGGACGTCCTGCTCCTGGATCTCAAATTGCCCGGCCGCGGAACCGTACAGACCCTCCTGCAACTGAAAGAGGATCATCCCGACAACAAGACGATGATACTCACGGCTTCCGGGGACAGGGAAAGCATCCTCAACGCGGCCAAGGCGGGAGCACGCGGCTACATGTTGAAGGACGAGACGCCGGAAACCTTGCTCCAGGCGATCCGCACGATTCACGTTGGCGGCGTATGGATCGACCAGGATCTCCCCGGTGCCACCGACTTCGCCGTCATTGCCTCCCACACCGGCGTGGAGCCGCCTCGGGAGGATGGCGACCGGCTGCAAAGCTTGACCAAGCGCGAATTGGAGGTCCTCAAGCTCTTGGCCGAGGGGCTAAGCAACGACGAGATCGCCGCCCGCACCTTCATCAGCGAGCGTACCGTCAAGGCCCACGTGAGCAGTATCTTCGCCAAGCTCAAGGTGGACAACCGGGTCAAGGCCGCCCTGGCGATTCTGCGGCGGGGCGTCCCCTCCCCGCCGCCGCCCGCTTCCCCCTCTCCTCGTCGACCCGGTGGATCAGCGCGAGGCCGATGA
- a CDS encoding carbon-nitrogen hydrolase, translated as MSFRVGMAQINPRLGDLGANMALYEARVREAEAASVDVLVFPELSLTGYFLRDMVPDVAVRLESPEMERLRTLSREISLVAGLVLESPDHRYFNAAVYLEDGEVRHVHRKVYLPTYGMFDEQRYFARGDRVRAFDTRHGRLALLICEDLWHPSTVYLAALDGALSIICPSSSPLRGVTDGADQDDNARYWELITRSYAETYGLFVVHANRVGFEDGVGFWGGSGILDPFGQTVCKAGYYDEAFVTGEVSHEAVRRKRTRAPLMRDEDVDLTIRELERIRR; from the coding sequence ATGTCGTTCCGTGTCGGCATGGCGCAGATCAACCCCAGGTTGGGTGACTTGGGCGCCAATATGGCTCTCTACGAGGCCCGGGTGCGCGAGGCCGAGGCCGCCAGCGTGGATGTCCTCGTGTTCCCGGAGCTGAGCCTCACGGGCTACTTTCTGCGCGACATGGTCCCGGACGTGGCCGTCCGCCTGGAAAGCCCTGAGATGGAGCGGCTCCGGACGCTCAGCCGGGAAATCTCGCTGGTGGCCGGATTGGTGCTGGAGAGCCCGGACCACCGCTACTTCAACGCCGCGGTCTACCTGGAGGACGGCGAGGTCCGCCACGTCCACCGGAAGGTGTACCTGCCTACCTACGGCATGTTCGACGAGCAGCGCTACTTCGCCCGGGGCGACCGGGTGCGCGCCTTCGACACCCGCCACGGACGGCTTGCGCTGCTCATCTGCGAGGATCTCTGGCATCCGTCCACGGTCTACCTGGCGGCGCTGGACGGGGCCTTGTCCATCATCTGTCCGTCTTCGAGCCCCCTGCGCGGTGTCACCGACGGAGCGGACCAGGACGACAACGCGCGCTATTGGGAGCTGATCACCCGGAGCTACGCCGAGACCTACGGCCTCTTCGTAGTGCATGCCAATCGCGTGGGCTTCGAGGACGGCGTGGGCTTCTGGGGCGGGTCCGGCATCCTCGACCCCTTCGGCCAAACGGTGTGCAAGGCCGGCTACTACGACGAGGCGTTCGTAACCGGGGAAGTGTCCCACGAGGCGGTGCGCCGCAAACGCACGCGCGCGCCCCTCATGCGCGACGAGGACGTGGACCTCACCATCCGTGAGCTGGAGCGTATTCGCCGTTAG
- the aceE gene encoding pyruvate dehydrogenase (acetyl-transferring), homodimeric type: protein MNAKEVRTPPNAATAEETGAVSEPGAGAAGARSNDRLLDSLESLLGGVVREGPERVDALLAQLLARIRERQRAPVTSLNTPYLNTIPREQEPAYPGDRRIERQVKSYVRWNAMAMVVKANRLQPGIGGHISTYASAANLYEVALNHFLRGGDDGAPGDLVYFQGHASPGNYARAYVEHRMSPRKLHLFRQELAKGGGLPSYPHPHLMPDFWQFPSVSMGLAPILSIYQARFARYLSARGLLAREPRVWCFVGDGESDEPEATGALSLAARENLDNLVWVVNCNLQRLDGPVRGNGKIIQELEALFRGAGWNVIKVIWGSDWDPLLEADAKGLLAERMEQAVDGDYQKYVVAPGSYTRKHFFGTHPELLAMVNHLSDDQIRRLARGGHDPQKVYAAYAAALGHKGAPTVILAKTVKGYGLGEAGEGRNITHQQKALNEKELRDFRTRFGVPLPDEDVVEAPFYRPPLDSEETRYLLERRKSLGGFLPSRAARTEPLAVPGAATYEEFHKGSAETRASTTMAFARLLSKLLRDPGIGRNVVPIIPDEARTFGMDALFRQVGIYSPKGQLYEPVDRETLLFYQEAKDGQLLEEGISEAGAMSSFIAAGTAHANFGTPMVPFYTFYSMFGFQRIGDLMWAAADSRCRGFLLGATAGRTTLNGEGLQHADGHSHVLASTVPALLTYDPAFAYEVAVIVREGLRRMYQRREDVFYYLTLYNENLEMPPMPAGVEEGIVKGLYRFNRSDSGHKARAHLLGSGPLLFEALRAQRILEERYEVAADVWSATSYNLLRRDAHAAQRWNLLHPAEEPRKSYVESLLEPETGVFVAVSDYMKIVPDQIAPWVPGGLVTLGTDGFGRSDTRARLRRYFEVDAESVVIATLHALARKGKIDKTVVERALRELRYNPSKPHPGMAT, encoded by the coding sequence ATGAACGCCAAAGAAGTCAGGACTCCCCCCAACGCCGCGACGGCGGAGGAGACGGGCGCCGTGTCGGAGCCGGGAGCGGGAGCGGCCGGCGCGCGGTCCAACGACCGGCTGCTGGATTCCCTCGAGTCCCTGCTCGGGGGAGTCGTGCGCGAGGGGCCCGAGCGGGTCGACGCCCTGCTCGCGCAACTGCTGGCGCGCATCCGCGAGCGCCAGCGCGCCCCGGTGACGAGCCTGAACACGCCGTACCTGAACACCATCCCGAGGGAGCAGGAACCGGCGTATCCCGGCGACCGCCGCATCGAACGCCAGGTGAAGAGCTACGTGCGCTGGAACGCCATGGCCATGGTGGTCAAGGCCAACCGCTTGCAGCCGGGCATCGGCGGGCACATCTCCACCTATGCGTCCGCGGCCAACCTCTACGAGGTGGCCCTCAACCATTTCCTGCGCGGCGGCGACGACGGCGCGCCCGGCGACCTGGTCTATTTCCAGGGGCATGCGTCGCCGGGCAACTATGCGCGCGCCTACGTGGAGCACCGCATGAGCCCGCGCAAGCTCCACCTCTTCCGGCAGGAACTGGCCAAGGGGGGCGGACTGCCGTCCTACCCGCACCCGCACCTCATGCCCGACTTCTGGCAGTTTCCGTCGGTGTCCATGGGGCTCGCGCCCATCCTGTCCATCTACCAGGCGCGCTTCGCCCGCTACCTGAGCGCCCGGGGACTGCTGGCGCGGGAACCGCGCGTGTGGTGTTTCGTGGGCGACGGCGAGTCCGATGAACCCGAGGCCACCGGCGCGCTCTCCCTGGCGGCGCGCGAGAACCTCGACAACCTCGTCTGGGTGGTCAACTGCAACCTGCAGCGGCTGGACGGGCCGGTGCGCGGCAACGGCAAGATCATCCAGGAACTGGAGGCCCTGTTCCGGGGCGCCGGCTGGAACGTCATCAAGGTGATCTGGGGGTCGGACTGGGACCCGCTGCTGGAGGCCGACGCCAAGGGGCTCCTGGCGGAGCGGATGGAGCAGGCGGTGGACGGCGACTACCAGAAGTACGTGGTGGCCCCCGGCAGCTATACGCGGAAGCACTTTTTCGGCACCCACCCCGAGCTGCTGGCGATGGTCAACCATCTCAGTGACGATCAGATCCGCCGTCTGGCCCGGGGCGGGCACGATCCTCAGAAGGTGTACGCGGCGTACGCCGCGGCGCTGGGGCACAAGGGCGCGCCCACGGTGATCCTGGCCAAGACGGTGAAGGGCTACGGCCTCGGCGAAGCGGGCGAGGGACGCAACATCACCCACCAGCAGAAGGCGCTCAACGAAAAGGAGCTGCGCGACTTCCGCACGCGCTTCGGCGTGCCGCTGCCGGACGAGGACGTGGTGGAGGCGCCGTTCTACCGTCCGCCCCTGGACAGCGAGGAGACCCGCTACCTGCTGGAGCGGCGCAAGAGCCTGGGAGGGTTCCTGCCCAGCCGGGCGGCCAGGACGGAGCCGTTGGCGGTACCGGGAGCGGCGACCTACGAGGAGTTCCACAAGGGTTCCGCGGAGACCCGCGCTTCCACCACCATGGCCTTCGCGCGGCTCTTGAGCAAGCTCCTGCGGGATCCCGGCATCGGCAGGAACGTCGTGCCCATCATCCCGGACGAGGCGCGCACCTTCGGCATGGACGCGCTCTTCCGCCAAGTGGGCATCTATTCACCCAAGGGCCAGCTCTACGAGCCCGTGGACCGCGAGACGCTGCTGTTCTACCAGGAGGCGAAGGACGGGCAGCTTCTCGAGGAGGGGATCAGCGAGGCCGGGGCCATGTCCTCCTTCATCGCCGCGGGGACGGCCCACGCCAATTTCGGCACGCCCATGGTCCCGTTCTACACGTTCTATTCGATGTTCGGCTTCCAGCGCATCGGCGACCTCATGTGGGCCGCGGCGGACAGCCGCTGCAGGGGGTTCCTGCTCGGCGCCACCGCCGGACGCACGACCCTGAACGGGGAGGGCCTGCAGCACGCGGACGGCCACAGCCACGTGCTGGCCAGCACCGTTCCCGCGTTGCTCACGTACGATCCGGCATTCGCCTACGAGGTGGCGGTCATCGTCCGGGAGGGCCTCCGGCGCATGTACCAGCGGCGCGAGGACGTCTTCTACTACCTCACCCTCTACAACGAGAACCTCGAGATGCCGCCCATGCCCGCCGGGGTGGAGGAAGGCATCGTCAAGGGGCTCTACAGGTTCAATCGCTCCGACTCCGGCCACAAGGCGCGCGCGCACCTGTTGGGCAGCGGTCCGCTGCTGTTCGAGGCGTTGCGCGCCCAGCGGATCCTTGAAGAACGCTACGAGGTCGCCGCCGACGTGTGGAGCGCCACGAGCTACAACCTCCTGCGCCGGGACGCCCACGCGGCCCAGCGGTGGAACCTCCTCCACCCCGCCGAGGAGCCGCGCAAGTCGTACGTGGAGTCGCTGCTGGAGCCCGAGACCGGGGTCTTCGTGGCGGTTTCGGACTACATGAAGATCGTCCCGGATCAGATCGCGCCGTGGGTGCCCGGAGGGCTGGTCACCCTGGGGACGGACGGCTTCGGGCGCAGCGACACGCGCGCGCGGTTG
- a CDS encoding NAD+ synthase, which produces MIPTNVSLMRRILVAFIKNEVCKVGLERVVVGLSGGVDSSLSAMLAAEALGPGQVLGIMMPYRTSSAESLEHARLVVEASGIRSETVEITPQIDAYFAAFPGADPKRRGNKMARERMTILYDHSARWDALVAGTSNKTELLLGYGTLHGDMASALNPLGDLYKTQVWALSEAVGVPDVIITKQPSADLWTGQTDEAELGFSYREVDELLYLMVDQRYGRAELIDAGFTPEFIDDIARRIQFSQFKRRLPVIAKVSHRTIDRDFRYSRDWGK; this is translated from the coding sequence ATGATTCCCACCAACGTCTCCCTCATGCGCCGCATCCTGGTGGCGTTCATCAAGAACGAGGTGTGCAAGGTCGGTCTCGAACGGGTGGTGGTGGGCCTTTCCGGCGGGGTGGACTCGAGCCTGAGCGCCATGCTGGCGGCGGAGGCCCTGGGTCCCGGCCAGGTGCTGGGCATCATGATGCCCTACCGGACCTCCAGCGCCGAGAGCCTGGAGCACGCGCGCCTGGTGGTGGAGGCGAGCGGCATCCGCTCCGAGACGGTGGAGATCACGCCGCAGATCGACGCCTACTTCGCCGCCTTCCCCGGCGCCGACCCCAAGCGCCGGGGCAACAAGATGGCGCGCGAGCGCATGACCATCCTCTACGACCATTCCGCGCGCTGGGACGCGCTGGTGGCCGGCACGAGCAACAAGACCGAGCTGCTGCTGGGCTACGGTACCCTGCACGGGGACATGGCGTCGGCGCTGAACCCCTTGGGGGACCTCTACAAGACCCAGGTGTGGGCGCTGAGCGAGGCCGTGGGCGTCCCCGACGTCATCATCACAAAGCAGCCCTCCGCCGACCTGTGGACCGGGCAGACCGACGAGGCCGAGCTGGGCTTCAGCTACCGCGAGGTGGACGAGCTGCTCTATCTCATGGTGGACCAGCGCTACGGCCGCGCGGAGCTGATCGACGCCGGGTTCACTCCGGAGTTCATCGACGACATCGCCCGCCGCATCCAGTTCTCGCAGTTCAAGCGCCGCCTCCCGGTCATCGCCAAGGTCTCCCACCGCACCATCGACCGCGACTTCCGCTACTCGCGCGACTGGGGCAAGTAA
- a CDS encoding lipoate--protein ligase family protein, producing MQCIDLTLPTPEANLACDEALLDECEAGADREVLRFWESPRPFVVLGMASRREREVHLAACEARGIPVLRRCTGGGTVVQGPGCLSYTLVLRIAGNALLERIDSTNAFVMERHRRALAGATGLPIRRQGTTDLAVGQRKFSGNAQRRRRRCLLFHGTFLLDFPIPLVEELLPYPPKAPAYRGRRAHGAFLANLSLPAADVKDLLRRSWGATDGGGVSAEAIASLVARKYSARSWNERC from the coding sequence ATGCAATGCATCGATCTGACGCTTCCCACCCCCGAAGCGAACCTGGCGTGCGACGAGGCGCTGCTCGACGAATGCGAGGCCGGCGCGGATCGGGAGGTGCTCCGGTTCTGGGAGTCTCCCCGGCCCTTCGTGGTCCTGGGCATGGCCAGCCGGCGCGAGCGGGAAGTCCACCTGGCGGCTTGCGAGGCCCGCGGCATCCCCGTCCTGCGGCGCTGCACCGGCGGCGGCACCGTGGTACAGGGGCCGGGCTGCCTGAGCTACACCCTGGTGCTGCGCATCGCGGGAAACGCCCTGCTGGAACGCATCGATTCCACCAACGCGTTCGTCATGGAACGCCACCGGCGCGCGCTGGCCGGAGCCACCGGCCTGCCGATCCGGCGGCAGGGAACCACCGACCTGGCGGTGGGGCAGCGGAAGTTCTCGGGCAACGCCCAACGGCGCCGGCGCCGCTGCCTGCTGTTTCACGGCACCTTCCTGCTGGATTTCCCGATCCCCTTGGTGGAAGAGTTGCTGCCGTATCCGCCCAAGGCGCCGGCCTACCGCGGCCGCCGCGCCCACGGCGCGTTCCTGGCCAACCTGAGCCTGCCGGCAGCGGACGTCAAGGACCTGCTGCGACGCTCCTGGGGCGCCACGGATGGCGGCGGCGTTTCCGCCGAGGCCATCGCCTCGCTCGTGGCTCGCAAGTATTCCGCACGAAGCTGGAACGAGCGCTGTTGA
- a CDS encoding branched-chain amino acid transaminase, with amino-acid sequence MAVRSEKIWVDGELVNWDDAKVHVMSHALHYGTAYFEGIRCYALDEERSAVFRLAEHLRRFRDSGHILGTPLPYGIDEMTEAVLEVIRVNRLKECYIRPLAFVGDGEMGLYALNNPVRVIVAAWAWGAYLGDEGLKRGIRAKVSSYTRHHVNVMMTNSKISGNYVNSVLAKHEVKAAGYDEAIMLDPEGCVSEASGENLFIVQDGQLRTAPVTSILPGINRASVIELARAKGYQVNEERFSRDALYIADEAFLTGTAAEVTPIREVDDRIIGEGKPGPVTLDLQQSFFDVIRGRTEGYRHWLTPV; translated from the coding sequence ATGGCCGTGAGGAGCGAGAAGATCTGGGTGGACGGCGAGTTGGTGAATTGGGATGACGCCAAGGTCCACGTCATGAGCCACGCGCTCCACTACGGTACGGCGTACTTCGAGGGGATTCGCTGCTACGCCCTGGACGAGGAACGTTCGGCGGTCTTCCGCTTGGCCGAGCACCTGCGGCGCTTCCGGGATTCCGGGCACATCCTCGGCACGCCGCTGCCCTACGGCATCGACGAGATGACCGAGGCGGTGCTGGAGGTGATCCGGGTGAACCGGCTGAAGGAGTGCTACATCCGGCCGCTGGCGTTCGTGGGCGACGGCGAGATGGGACTCTATGCGCTCAACAATCCCGTGAGGGTGATCGTGGCGGCATGGGCATGGGGGGCGTACCTGGGCGACGAGGGGCTCAAGCGAGGTATCCGCGCCAAGGTCTCCTCGTATACGCGGCATCACGTCAACGTCATGATGACCAACAGCAAGATCTCCGGCAACTACGTCAACTCGGTGCTGGCCAAGCACGAGGTGAAGGCAGCGGGGTACGACGAAGCCATCATGCTCGACCCCGAGGGGTGCGTCTCCGAGGCGAGCGGGGAGAACCTTTTCATCGTGCAGGACGGGCAGCTCAGGACCGCGCCCGTGACCTCCATTCTTCCGGGCATCAACCGGGCCAGCGTCATCGAGCTGGCACGCGCCAAGGGGTACCAGGTGAACGAGGAGCGTTTCTCCCGCGATGCCCTCTACATCGCCGACGAGGCGTTCCTCACGGGCACGGCGGCGGAGGTCACGCCGATACGGGAGGTGGACGACCGCATCATCGGCGAGGGCAAGCCGGGCCCCGTGACCCTGGACCTGCAGCAGTCTTTCTTCGACGTCATTCGGGGGCGGACCGAGGGGTACCGCCACTGGCTGACGCCCGTGTGA
- a CDS encoding site-specific integrase translates to MTTESDIHNLVLSSAVAPNTRLAYRKGWSCFTDYCRREQVTDPLSASPETVARFLLDCATRPRSGSGLPLSMGTVFLYSSAVARRFADANRPSPTHHPTVRATLKGLSRLAGAVPRRVKALREGHVSAMIARCPDSVIGLRDAAVVALGFAGALRRSELCALHVDDVAIIPSTPPHPRRMLLTIRRSKTDQTGRGQTIAIPEGKTVKPIDRVQAWLSVSGITQGPLFRTMRRGGAVQDKPLHHSDIPRLVKRYGALIGLDPRELSGHSLRAGFVTSAAAHHARLDKIMAVTRHTSTDTVMNYIRDADAFSDHAGNAFL, encoded by the coding sequence ATGACCACCGAATCCGACATCCACAACCTCGTCCTGTCGTCGGCGGTTGCGCCCAACACGCGACTGGCCTACCGCAAGGGTTGGTCCTGCTTCACCGACTATTGCAGAAGGGAACAGGTCACGGACCCACTGTCCGCCTCCCCCGAAACGGTTGCACGTTTTCTTCTCGACTGCGCTACGCGGCCCCGTTCCGGAAGCGGCCTGCCGCTTTCCATGGGCACGGTTTTCCTCTACAGCAGTGCGGTCGCCAGACGATTCGCCGACGCCAACAGGCCGTCGCCGACACACCACCCCACCGTCCGAGCCACTCTCAAGGGCTTGAGCCGGCTCGCCGGCGCGGTACCGCGAAGGGTCAAGGCCCTGCGTGAGGGGCACGTCAGCGCCATGATCGCCCGATGCCCCGACTCGGTGATCGGCTTGCGTGACGCCGCCGTCGTGGCACTCGGTTTCGCGGGCGCCTTGCGCCGGTCCGAACTCTGTGCGTTGCATGTCGACGACGTCGCCATCATCCCATCCACCCCACCACATCCCCGACGGATGTTGCTCACCATCCGCCGGTCCAAGACGGATCAGACCGGCAGGGGCCAGACGATAGCCATCCCGGAAGGCAAGACGGTCAAGCCCATCGATCGAGTGCAGGCGTGGCTCTCGGTGTCGGGCATTACGCAAGGACCCTTGTTCCGCACCATGAGACGTGGCGGAGCCGTGCAAGACAAGCCTCTGCATCATTCGGACATCCCGCGCCTGGTCAAACGCTACGGTGCGCTGATCGGGCTGGACCCAAGGGAATTGTCCGGGCATTCGTTGCGGGCGGGGTTCGTCACCAGCGCCGCGGCGCACCACGCACGCCTCGACAAGATCATGGCCGTGACCCGCCACACCAGCACGGATACGGTCATGAACTATATCCGCGACGCGGATGCATTCTCCGACCACGCCGGGAACGCCTTTCTATAG
- a CDS encoding NDP-sugar synthase has protein sequence MLFAAGLGTRLRPLTDNLPKCLVPVNGRPMIDYPLMLLRHYGIREIVVNVHHYAERVEEHLGDGSRFGVDIAYSREPVLLDTGGGLLGARRFLDQDTFVIMNSDVLIDLRLDEVLRFHRVREPAATLVLRKDPLADKYGAIWTDVEGTIRKLLHHNAPGATPAALEQYMFTGVHVVEPRIFQYMEGPEPFSITRTTYARMLARSERLCGFPFDGHWQDMGTPERLAATDTQLRNGSLRPHYLYI, from the coding sequence ATGCTCTTCGCCGCCGGTCTGGGCACCCGGCTCCGGCCCCTCACCGACAACCTGCCCAAGTGCCTCGTCCCGGTCAACGGCCGCCCCATGATCGACTACCCGCTGATGCTGCTGCGCCACTACGGAATCCGCGAGATCGTGGTCAACGTCCACCACTACGCCGAACGGGTGGAGGAGCACCTGGGCGACGGCTCGCGTTTCGGCGTGGACATCGCCTATTCCCGGGAACCCGTGCTGCTGGACACGGGCGGCGGCCTCCTGGGAGCCAGGAGGTTCCTGGACCAGGACACCTTCGTGATCATGAACAGCGACGTGCTGATCGATCTCCGGCTCGACGAGGTGCTGCGGTTTCACCGCGTTCGCGAACCCGCCGCGACGCTGGTCCTGAGAAAGGACCCGTTGGCCGACAAGTACGGGGCCATTTGGACGGATGTCGAGGGAACAATCCGGAAACTGCTACACCACAACGCCCCGGGCGCCACGCCGGCCGCACTGGAGCAGTACATGTTCACCGGAGTCCACGTGGTGGAGCCCCGGATCTTCCAGTACATGGAAGGTCCGGAGCCCTTCAGCATAACCCGCACCACCTACGCCCGAATGCTCGCCCGCTCCGAGCGCCTTTGCGGCTTTCCCTTCGACGGCCACTGGCAGGATATGGGAACCCCGGAGCGGCTGGCGGCGACGGACACGCAGTTGCGAAACGGCAGCCTCAGGCCCCACTATCTCTATATATAG